A stretch of Paludisphaera borealis DNA encodes these proteins:
- a CDS encoding DUF1501 domain-containing protein produces the protein MTIACGDFRATSRMSRRCLLRAGTAGLAGLALPSLLRAAANPGARAPAKHILFLHQFGGPSHLDTFDMKPDAPDGIRGEFSPIATNQPDLRVSEHLPRFATVVDRFAQIRSVHHKMRNHNSATYYSLTGHAPLLDDIRLRDTQELYPAYGSTVARLAPSDDPAIPSFMAFPHVMRDGSVTPGQHASFLGKAYDPFFIGQDPNRKNFRLPELTLPDKLSLDRLDDRRGLQRLIDSQTDLMSWSETAQGIDAFYDRALTMLASPRVKRAFDLSEEPDRLRDEYGRTTYGQSCLLARRLLEAGVRFVSVYFSPTIGGPKGGWDTHGDNFNQLKNKLLPMTDQTVPTLIRDMAARGLLDETLIVWMGEFGRTPRVTNTKQFGPNGRDHWPNCYTVLMAGGGITPGAIHGASDRIGAYPAIDAVTPDDVAATMFWALGIDPATEVRDTLGRPLPIAAGQPITSIFS, from the coding sequence ATGACCATCGCGTGCGGCGATTTTCGGGCGACCTCGCGGATGTCGCGTCGGTGTCTGCTGCGAGCCGGGACGGCGGGCCTCGCGGGGCTGGCACTGCCGAGCTTGCTGCGGGCGGCGGCCAACCCGGGCGCCCGGGCCCCGGCCAAGCACATTCTCTTCCTCCATCAGTTCGGCGGGCCGTCGCATCTTGATACGTTTGATATGAAGCCCGACGCCCCCGACGGCATCCGCGGCGAGTTCTCGCCGATCGCGACCAACCAACCCGACCTCCGCGTCTCGGAGCACCTGCCCCGGTTCGCGACGGTCGTCGACCGCTTCGCCCAGATCCGGTCGGTCCATCACAAGATGCGGAACCACAACTCAGCGACCTATTACAGCCTGACCGGCCACGCGCCTCTGCTCGACGACATTCGCCTCCGCGACACCCAGGAACTTTACCCCGCGTACGGCAGCACCGTGGCGCGGCTGGCGCCCTCGGACGATCCGGCGATCCCTTCGTTCATGGCGTTCCCGCATGTGATGCGCGACGGCAGCGTCACGCCGGGCCAGCACGCCAGCTTCCTCGGCAAAGCGTACGACCCGTTCTTCATCGGTCAGGACCCGAACCGCAAGAACTTTCGACTCCCCGAGCTGACGCTGCCCGACAAGCTCTCGCTCGATCGGCTCGACGACCGCCGCGGTCTCCAGCGGCTGATCGACTCGCAGACCGACCTGATGTCGTGGTCCGAGACCGCCCAGGGGATCGACGCTTTCTACGATCGCGCCCTGACGATGCTGGCCTCGCCGCGCGTCAAGCGGGCGTTCGACCTGTCGGAAGAGCCGGACCGGCTCCGCGATGAATACGGCCGGACGACCTACGGTCAGAGCTGCCTGCTGGCTCGTCGACTGCTCGAAGCCGGCGTCCGGTTCGTCTCGGTCTACTTCTCGCCCACGATCGGCGGACCGAAGGGGGGCTGGGACACTCACGGCGACAACTTCAACCAGCTCAAGAACAAGCTTCTGCCGATGACCGATCAGACCGTGCCGACCCTGATCCGCGACATGGCGGCCCGGGGGCTGCTGGACGAGACGCTGATCGTCTGGATGGGCGAGTTCGGCCGCACGCCTCGCGTCACCAACACCAAGCAGTTCGGCCCAAACGGCCGCGACCACTGGCCGAACTGCTACACGGTCTTGATGGCCGGCGGCGGGATTACCCCGGGGGCGATCCACGGCGCGAGCGACCGCATCGGCGCGTACCCGGCCATCGACGCCGTCACCCCCGACGACGTCGCCGCCACGATGTTCTGGGCGCTCGGGATCGACCCCGCCACCGAGGTCCGCGACACTCTTGGCCGCCCCTTGCCGATCGCCGCGGGCCAGCCGATCACCAGTATCTTCTCCTAG
- a CDS encoding RNA polymerase sigma factor, which translates to MKAMVCEGEFRTPGAADPSRSPSRTREDRTREASVGPVSDSRAEEARLLEGCLRGENDAWKAVFKNYHPKLVAYIAVMSQGGSGEQAEEVAAAVWCALWCGASTHFGRYDPRAGGLLKYFKSLARGEIWRRRRSERSRRFRECKAARSESTRDEVGRGLVLQEFLATLTPREREFCMSILMSVSEFGGRAEVSTCNEWKLRSRVMKKFRTYMLQNN; encoded by the coding sequence ATGAAAGCGATGGTTTGCGAAGGGGAATTCCGCACCCCAGGAGCCGCTGATCCGTCGAGGTCTCCCTCGAGAACCCGAGAGGACCGTACGAGAGAGGCAAGCGTGGGACCGGTCAGTGATTCACGTGCTGAAGAGGCGCGTCTGCTTGAGGGGTGCCTGCGAGGTGAGAACGACGCCTGGAAGGCGGTGTTCAAGAACTATCATCCTAAGTTGGTTGCTTATATAGCGGTTATGTCGCAAGGTGGGAGCGGGGAGCAAGCCGAGGAGGTGGCCGCCGCGGTCTGGTGCGCCCTCTGGTGCGGGGCTTCCACGCACTTCGGCCGATACGATCCGCGGGCCGGCGGATTGCTGAAGTATTTCAAATCCTTGGCCCGCGGGGAGATATGGCGGCGAAGACGATCCGAGCGGAGTCGCCGCTTTCGCGAGTGCAAGGCCGCCCGCAGCGAATCGACGCGGGACGAAGTCGGGCGGGGCCTCGTGCTTCAGGAATTCCTGGCCACATTGACCCCTCGCGAACGCGAATTCTGCATGTCGATCCTGATGAGCGTGTCGGAATTCGGCGGTCGGGCGGAGGTTTCCACCTGCAATGAGTGGAAACTTCGCAGCCGCGTCATGAAAAAATTTCGGACGTACATGCTCCAGAATAATTGA
- a CDS encoding DUF1549 domain-containing protein, with product MTITDHRVLRWLASVLFAVLAVASLAEAGHASEGIEAEPRRLELIGAYARQQTAVTLRQADGTIADVTDRCDYRVEPPGVAEVSRTGVVRPRTDGRATLHIRHGSHETAVELQVDRASWRRVASYRTDVAPVLSKAGCNMGACHGNLSGKGGFRLSLRGDDPAFDWLMLTHDALGRRINRSAPDQSLMVLKPTGRVAHEGGVRFGADSPESRAIREWIASGASDDVATAPRLKSVRVFPTERIAAPGGRNQQLVVTAVFADGTERDVTRQAAYDPSNPMIAEVSADGMVRVDRTCEIAVAVRYMDGRAVSRLAFIPEGPVVAWNGPAERNLIDKLVFARLKALRIQPSTLSTDSVFLRRAYLDAIGRLPTPAETRAFLADRAPANRERMIDALLERPEFADFWALKWADLLRNEEKAMGQKGVWVFQRWLRDEIAADVPLDEMTRRIVAGRGSNWSNPPSSFYRTNRDPTAAAETVAQVFLGLRLQCAKCHNHPFDEWKQDDYYGLAAYFGNIARKQPITVRKDMLDKHEINGDEYIYVSGPSGMIDPRTRARLEPKPLHGDSPRAKQTDPLDHLASWLTVGNRQFTRNMANRVWYNLMGRGIVDPVDDFRDSNPPSNPELLDALSDQLEAGGMRLRPLAGLIMKSSVYQLGATPNSSNADDAANFSKTVVRLLPAEVLIDAISQALDVPGDYRGGPPGLRAVQLPGVARDVAFLETFGKPERLLTCECERSEATTLAQAFQMINGESVRRQLEDRDNRIGKLTARKAADDQILDELYLAALCREPSAAERSRAIEHLHRSGDRRAAWEDLAWALLNSKEFLLRH from the coding sequence GTGACGATCACCGATCACCGGGTCTTGCGCTGGCTTGCTTCGGTTTTGTTCGCGGTCTTGGCGGTTGCGTCGCTCGCGGAAGCGGGCCATGCATCCGAAGGGATTGAGGCCGAGCCGCGCCGCTTGGAGCTGATCGGGGCATACGCGCGGCAGCAGACCGCCGTCACCTTGCGCCAGGCAGACGGCACGATCGCGGACGTCACCGACCGATGCGACTATCGCGTTGAGCCCCCTGGCGTGGCTGAAGTCTCGCGCACGGGCGTGGTGAGGCCGAGGACCGACGGCCGAGCGACGCTTCACATCCGGCACGGCTCGCATGAGACGGCCGTCGAGCTTCAGGTCGATCGAGCGTCCTGGCGTCGCGTCGCGAGCTATCGCACCGACGTCGCGCCGGTGCTCTCGAAAGCGGGCTGCAACATGGGCGCCTGCCACGGCAACCTGAGCGGCAAGGGAGGGTTCCGCCTCAGCCTGCGTGGGGACGACCCGGCTTTCGACTGGCTGATGCTGACCCATGACGCCCTCGGCCGTCGGATCAACCGGAGCGCGCCCGATCAGAGCCTGATGGTGCTCAAGCCGACGGGTCGCGTCGCTCATGAGGGGGGTGTTCGATTCGGGGCCGATTCGCCGGAGTCGCGGGCCATTCGCGAATGGATCGCCTCGGGCGCGAGCGACGACGTCGCGACCGCGCCTCGGCTGAAATCGGTCCGCGTCTTTCCGACCGAGCGAATCGCCGCGCCGGGCGGTCGGAATCAGCAGCTCGTCGTGACCGCCGTCTTCGCGGACGGAACCGAGCGCGACGTGACTCGCCAGGCCGCGTACGACCCGAGCAACCCGATGATCGCCGAGGTCTCCGCCGACGGCATGGTCCGCGTCGACAGGACCTGCGAGATCGCGGTGGCCGTCCGCTACATGGACGGCCGGGCCGTCAGCCGGCTTGCGTTCATTCCGGAAGGGCCGGTCGTCGCGTGGAACGGCCCGGCCGAGCGAAACCTCATCGACAAGCTCGTTTTCGCCCGGCTCAAGGCGTTGCGGATTCAGCCTTCCACCCTGTCGACCGACTCGGTCTTCCTGCGCCGCGCCTATCTGGACGCCATCGGTCGGCTGCCGACCCCCGCCGAGACCCGCGCGTTCCTGGCCGATCGCGCCCCCGCGAACCGCGAACGGATGATCGACGCCCTGCTCGAACGACCGGAGTTCGCCGATTTCTGGGCGCTCAAGTGGGCCGACCTGCTTCGCAACGAAGAGAAAGCGATGGGTCAGAAGGGGGTCTGGGTCTTCCAGCGCTGGCTGCGCGACGAAATCGCCGCCGACGTCCCGCTCGACGAGATGACGAGGCGGATCGTCGCCGGTCGCGGCTCGAACTGGTCGAATCCGCCGTCGAGCTTCTATCGGACCAACCGCGACCCCACCGCGGCGGCCGAAACGGTGGCCCAGGTTTTCCTCGGTCTTCGTCTCCAGTGCGCCAAGTGCCACAACCATCCGTTCGACGAATGGAAGCAAGACGACTACTACGGCCTCGCCGCCTACTTCGGCAACATCGCCCGCAAGCAGCCGATCACGGTCCGCAAGGACATGCTCGACAAGCACGAGATCAACGGCGACGAATACATCTACGTCTCCGGCCCATCTGGGATGATCGACCCACGGACGCGGGCCCGGCTCGAACCGAAGCCGTTGCACGGCGACTCGCCCCGGGCGAAGCAGACCGATCCGCTCGACCACCTGGCGTCGTGGCTGACCGTCGGCAACCGTCAGTTCACCCGCAACATGGCCAACCGCGTCTGGTACAACCTGATGGGGAGAGGGATCGTCGATCCGGTCGACGACTTCCGCGATTCCAATCCTCCGTCCAACCCCGAGCTGCTCGACGCGTTGAGCGACCAGCTCGAAGCGGGAGGGATGCGGCTCAGGCCGCTGGCGGGCCTGATCATGAAGTCGAGCGTCTACCAGCTCGGCGCGACGCCCAACTCTTCGAACGCCGACGACGCGGCGAACTTCTCGAAAACCGTCGTCCGGCTCTTGCCCGCCGAGGTGCTGATCGACGCGATCTCCCAGGCGCTCGACGTTCCCGGCGATTATCGAGGCGGTCCCCCGGGCCTGCGCGCCGTGCAGTTGCCGGGCGTCGCCCGCGACGTCGCGTTCTTGGAGACGTTCGGCAAGCCCGAGCGGCTACTGACCTGCGAGTGCGAACGCTCCGAGGCGACCACGCTGGCCCAGGCGTTCCAGATGATCAACGGCGAATCCGTGCGCCGTCAGCTCGAAGACCGCGACAACCGGATCGGCAAGCTGACCGCTCGCAAGGCCGCCGACGATCAGATCCTCGACGAGCTGTATCTCGCCGCGCTCTGCCGCGAGCCGTCGGCCGCCGAACGATCGCGGGCGATCGAGCATCTGCACCGCTCCGGCGATCGTCGGGCCGCGTGGGAAGACCTGGCCTGGGCATTGCTGAACAGCAAGGAATTCCTGCTCCGACATTGA
- a CDS encoding tetratricopeptide repeat protein — protein sequence MRNVDWNSLAFNDGVLAEPVRGDGRVVLWLSGSSDGEFQYWERIAMTARAEATSEHGIDATPAVAIRARRRLSNGLFSKLARKLSKRDPETTWTLPDGKEVERCGERRTDVALAWPDEKTGTLDEQSLRRRWPEFRRFQSLASDLFLVEGEGVGERSRSEMESPASPESLIKPAAPVDLATAAAQVVESARQRGDAGSEVQALTDLALVVLIGGNAGDAVTHLQKALGLCRELGDRERETDVLCNLGFALLGVGQAQSSRETLESALVLARESRDVYAEKLVLERLGMAHSNLQDPAGALWHLNRALEMARAAGDRQQEPRLLWRQAIALAEMNRPDQAIAKGKASVAFLRADGKPEASWYEAQIQKYQLDASVLAAPTPDFMGGPIYAGAVTTAQTAPDPKAGPGLLRMALSATKAMATFLGSGMKTAPADVQQTRLATCRTCEHHTGLRCRICGCFTDVKSRMAHEQCPISKWPA from the coding sequence ATGCGGAACGTCGATTGGAATAGTCTGGCTTTCAATGACGGCGTGCTCGCCGAACCCGTGCGGGGAGATGGGCGAGTCGTTCTCTGGTTGTCCGGCTCAAGCGACGGCGAGTTCCAGTACTGGGAACGGATCGCCATGACGGCCCGCGCCGAGGCGACCAGCGAGCACGGCATCGACGCGACGCCCGCCGTGGCGATCCGCGCCCGGAGGCGATTGTCCAACGGCCTCTTCAGCAAGCTCGCCAGGAAGCTGAGCAAGCGCGACCCGGAGACGACCTGGACCTTGCCCGACGGGAAAGAGGTCGAGCGCTGCGGCGAGCGAAGAACCGACGTGGCGCTTGCCTGGCCGGACGAGAAAACCGGTACGCTCGACGAACAGAGTCTGCGGAGACGATGGCCCGAATTCCGCCGGTTCCAATCGCTCGCCTCCGACCTGTTCCTGGTCGAAGGCGAGGGCGTGGGCGAGCGGTCGCGATCGGAGATGGAGAGCCCCGCGAGCCCTGAGAGTCTCATCAAGCCGGCCGCGCCGGTCGACCTGGCCACGGCGGCGGCGCAGGTCGTGGAATCGGCTCGCCAGCGCGGGGACGCCGGATCGGAGGTTCAGGCGCTAACCGACCTGGCCCTGGTCGTCCTGATCGGAGGGAACGCCGGCGACGCCGTGACGCATCTGCAAAAGGCGCTGGGCTTGTGCCGCGAGTTGGGTGACCGCGAGCGCGAGACCGACGTCCTGTGCAACCTGGGGTTCGCCCTGCTCGGCGTCGGCCAGGCCCAGTCCTCCCGTGAGACCCTGGAATCCGCCCTCGTCCTGGCGCGCGAGTCGCGGGACGTCTACGCCGAAAAGCTCGTGCTCGAGCGCCTGGGCATGGCGCACTCCAACCTCCAGGACCCGGCTGGCGCGCTGTGGCACTTGAACCGGGCGTTGGAGATGGCCCGCGCGGCCGGCGACCGCCAGCAGGAGCCACGCCTCCTCTGGAGGCAGGCGATCGCCCTGGCCGAGATGAATCGACCCGACCAGGCGATCGCCAAGGGGAAGGCCTCCGTGGCCTTCCTCCGCGCCGATGGAAAGCCCGAAGCGTCGTGGTACGAGGCTCAGATTCAGAAGTATCAATTGGATGCGTCGGTTCTGGCCGCGCCGACGCCGGACTTCATGGGAGGGCCGATCTACGCCGGCGCCGTCACAACGGCCCAGACCGCGCCCGATCCGAAGGCCGGCCCCGGGCTCCTCCGGATGGCCTTGTCGGCCACCAAGGCGATGGCGACGTTCCTCGGTTCGGGCATGAAGACCGCGCCGGCCGACGTCCAGCAAACGCGGCTCGCGACCTGCCGGACCTGCGAGCATCACACGGGCCTCCGCTGCCGGATCTGCGGCTGCTTCACGGATGTGAAGAGCCGGATGGCCCATGAACAGTGCCCGATCAGCAAGTGGCCCGCATGA
- a CDS encoding DUF1559 domain-containing protein, which yields MRRTRLDRPCKSGFTLIELLVVIAIIGVLVALLLPAVQSAREAGNRAQCQNNLKQLGLAAQEYHDSFNAFPAGWYCVVPVYDANNTLVSGDVTGCATVGTPYQPYQWAGIVGLFTKIEQGNLYNEINFSFAPNTPINTTAVRRTMTGFVCPSNRRPEATTQTGSIQKLGPSDYRGNMAAGMILPDSSGNCPTQDPTNPFCLNFDNGLTYQNSSVGMADITDGTTNTCLFGETIAPSGVWSQATSCCVRTNIDRTINKPIVSGGVNYYTYWSSKHPGLVNFVNCDGSIRTVNSNINKLVLNKLMTRNGGETISADETK from the coding sequence ATGCGCCGCACTCGCCTGGATCGACCTTGCAAATCGGGCTTCACGCTGATCGAGCTGCTCGTCGTGATCGCCATCATTGGCGTTTTGGTCGCGTTGCTGCTTCCCGCGGTGCAGTCGGCGCGTGAGGCGGGCAACCGTGCGCAGTGCCAGAACAACCTCAAGCAATTGGGCCTGGCGGCGCAAGAGTATCACGACTCGTTCAACGCCTTCCCCGCGGGCTGGTACTGCGTGGTTCCGGTCTACGACGCCAACAACACGCTCGTCTCCGGCGACGTCACGGGCTGCGCGACGGTCGGCACGCCGTACCAGCCTTACCAGTGGGCCGGCATCGTCGGCCTGTTCACCAAGATCGAGCAGGGCAACCTGTACAATGAGATCAACTTTTCGTTCGCCCCCAACACGCCGATCAACACGACGGCCGTGCGGCGAACGATGACGGGGTTCGTCTGTCCCTCGAACCGTCGTCCCGAAGCGACCACGCAGACCGGCTCGATCCAGAAGCTCGGGCCGTCGGATTATCGCGGCAACATGGCGGCCGGGATGATCCTGCCCGATTCCTCGGGCAACTGCCCGACTCAAGACCCCACGAATCCGTTCTGCCTCAACTTCGACAACGGGTTGACCTATCAGAACTCGTCGGTCGGGATGGCCGACATCACCGACGGGACGACCAACACCTGCCTCTTCGGCGAGACCATCGCCCCCTCCGGCGTCTGGTCCCAGGCGACGAGCTGCTGCGTTCGCACGAACATCGACCGGACCATCAACAAGCCGATCGTTTCGGGCGGGGTCAACTATTACACCTACTGGTCGAGCAAGCATCCCGGCCTGGTCAACTTCGTCAACTGCGACGGCAGCATCCGTACCGTCAACAGCAACATCAACAAGCTCGTACTCAACAAGTTGATGACCCGGAACGGCGGCGAGACCATCTCGGCCGACGAGACGAAGTAA
- a CDS encoding HNH endonuclease, with product MSLGAGHALDGSVLVLNKFFMAVHVISARRAFCLLFKDLAEVVTIDDGQYSSFDFASWREVSEARLRFKEPDDEFVRTVHFEIQVPRIIRLMTYDRLPRQRVKFNRRNIFARDGNRCQYCGRRFTTSELSLDHVVPRIQGGRATWENIVCACLRCNVRKGGRTPVQAGIRLIREPVEPKTSPALRLKLSHRKYRSWKAFLDAAYWSVELE from the coding sequence ATGAGCCTCGGCGCCGGTCACGCCCTTGATGGAAGCGTTCTCGTCCTCAACAAGTTCTTCATGGCAGTGCACGTGATCTCGGCCCGCCGAGCGTTCTGCCTGCTGTTCAAAGATCTGGCCGAGGTCGTCACGATCGACGACGGCCAGTACTCGTCGTTCGATTTCGCCTCGTGGCGCGAGGTGTCCGAAGCCCGGTTGCGGTTCAAAGAGCCGGACGACGAATTCGTCCGCACCGTGCATTTCGAGATCCAGGTCCCCCGGATCATCCGGCTCATGACCTATGACCGCCTCCCGCGCCAGAGGGTCAAGTTCAACCGTCGCAACATCTTCGCCCGCGACGGCAACCGTTGCCAATACTGCGGCCGGCGGTTCACCACCAGCGAGCTGAGCCTCGACCACGTCGTCCCGCGGATTCAAGGGGGGCGGGCCACGTGGGAGAACATCGTCTGCGCCTGCCTCCGGTGCAACGTCCGCAAGGGGGGGCGAACCCCGGTCCAGGCCGGAATTCGCCTGATCCGCGAGCCCGTGGAACCCAAGACCAGCCCAGCGCTTCGGCTCAAACTGTCGCACCGGAAATACCGAAGCTGGAAGGCGTTTCTCGACGCCGCCTACTGGTCGGTCGAGCTGGAATGA
- a CDS encoding DUF72 domain-containing protein, translating to MAQLSLFDSEPDDDQPARAASLAPKLRALAEKNLFFGTSSWKYEGWLGSIYRSDRYETRGKFSQKKFESECLREYGRVFPVVGGDFSFYQFPSAAYWKTLFDDAPEPLRFGLKVPEEVTVPRWPQHARYGSRAGKVNEGFLDAKLFKELFARPLWRHRDRVAVLMFEFGTIARSTFARPEDFYERLGPFLDELPPGFRYSVEVRNPEYLGADYFSLLRAHNTAHLFNAWTRMPEPLEQIDMPGAFTADFSVARALLKHGRPYAQAVERFSPYQSVQEPNPAVRKALRIIAERSWRASQPAFLFVNNRIEGYAPGTIEAVVDDLAV from the coding sequence ATGGCCCAACTTTCGCTGTTCGACTCCGAACCCGACGACGATCAGCCAGCCCGGGCGGCATCGCTGGCGCCGAAGCTCCGCGCCTTGGCGGAGAAGAACTTGTTTTTCGGAACTTCGTCGTGGAAGTACGAGGGGTGGCTGGGATCGATCTATCGAAGCGACCGCTACGAGACGCGCGGGAAGTTCTCGCAGAAGAAGTTCGAGAGCGAGTGCCTGCGCGAGTACGGCAGGGTTTTCCCGGTCGTCGGCGGGGACTTCAGCTTCTACCAGTTTCCGTCGGCGGCGTACTGGAAGACGCTGTTCGACGACGCGCCCGAGCCGCTGCGGTTCGGGCTCAAGGTCCCCGAGGAGGTGACCGTCCCGCGCTGGCCGCAACACGCGCGTTACGGCAGCCGGGCGGGGAAGGTCAACGAGGGCTTCCTCGACGCGAAGCTGTTCAAGGAGCTGTTCGCCCGGCCGCTCTGGCGGCATCGCGATCGGGTCGCCGTGTTGATGTTCGAGTTCGGCACGATCGCTCGATCGACGTTCGCCAGGCCCGAGGATTTTTACGAGCGGCTCGGCCCGTTCCTCGACGAGCTTCCGCCCGGCTTTCGGTACTCCGTCGAGGTTCGCAACCCGGAATACCTGGGCGCGGATTATTTCTCGCTCCTCCGCGCCCACAACACGGCCCATCTGTTCAACGCCTGGACGCGGATGCCCGAGCCGCTCGAACAGATCGACATGCCAGGCGCGTTCACGGCCGATTTCAGCGTCGCCCGCGCCTTGCTCAAGCACGGCCGGCCGTACGCGCAGGCAGTCGAGAGGTTCAGCCCCTATCAATCCGTTCAGGAACCGAACCCGGCGGTGCGTAAGGCGCTGCGGATCATCGCCGAACGGTCGTGGCGAGCCTCGCAGCCGGCTTTTCTGTTCGTGAACAACCGGATCGAAGGCTACGCGCCGGGGACGATCGAGGCAGTCGTCGACGACCTGGCGGTCTGA
- a CDS encoding beta strand repeat-containing protein: MTWLSRLLPATPSLHRHAATLNRTTKQRRRVMTLENLEQRLVLSNVSASFSAGILTINADQFNNSFKITETTAAAGGKVTVSSLTPATTINSTAAAYQTPSAVTAIKVNLVGTTDSDVIQLVGAGKTTATTVKTVDFTVDKTYLNLSVNNVDNTGAFTLTTKGKLTATVLNSTFTALSIDQSQGCCLATVELGNDAIAGSVSVKEGSADKDVINVHDSKLGSTYLAQGNGNGDTITVTNNTVKDLTVCQGNGNGDSISVDGLKIASTSFGVITTQGNGNNDTTTINNVTVTGLVPNNPQIIPSIYVTQGNGNGDTASVTNSIVPGNISICQGDGNNDSASITDSSAGFVIKGYLYFGNVSIKQGNGAQDQAVVSGVNANNVYVCQGNGNEDFASVTSSKVNGCVLVTQGNGGPINNDLFGDIAIVDGVTGLAGTIKVSQGDGNYDQASVTNSDAQWGIFICQGNGNGDWAMIDTVSTLYGAIAITQGNGGGDYASISNALAACDISICQGNGGSDAALINTVTSSNGSVWITQGNGGGDYASISNADAYCNISICQGNGDGDQAFVSSSTAGGNISITQGNGNGDTAVVDSSTAGWNITICQGDGNLDTASVTNSTAVGYLEPVYDNAGNLLYFIDCDGNISITQGNGYGDTANVDGDSANNVYVCQGDNIFTPDCDGYPGDTVNINDSIITSDIVIHQGSSDAVGGYLVNIGDQSPVTAGGYTLICQNGAGNTVILGSDSSSFETAYLDVNTGAGGGGFVMATNTTVDWGSYFGFDFTIDGGGDGNTFFDAGGNDGVTASANYNVV, translated from the coding sequence ATGACTTGGCTTTCCCGCCTGCTCCCCGCGACCCCCAGTCTTCACCGACACGCCGCCACCCTCAACCGCACGACCAAGCAACGTCGCCGTGTGATGACGCTGGAGAACCTTGAGCAGCGTCTCGTTCTCAGTAACGTGTCGGCCAGCTTCTCGGCCGGAATCCTGACTATCAACGCCGACCAGTTCAATAACTCGTTCAAGATCACGGAAACCACCGCCGCCGCCGGCGGAAAGGTGACCGTCTCCTCGCTGACGCCCGCGACCACGATCAACTCGACCGCCGCGGCTTACCAGACGCCTTCCGCGGTCACGGCGATCAAGGTCAACCTCGTCGGCACCACCGACTCCGACGTCATCCAGTTGGTGGGCGCCGGCAAGACCACGGCGACGACGGTCAAGACCGTCGACTTCACCGTGGACAAGACCTACCTCAACCTCAGCGTGAACAACGTCGACAACACCGGCGCGTTCACGCTCACCACCAAGGGCAAGCTCACGGCCACCGTCCTCAACAGCACGTTCACCGCGCTGTCAATCGATCAGAGCCAGGGCTGCTGCTTGGCCACCGTCGAGCTGGGCAACGACGCCATCGCCGGCTCGGTCAGCGTGAAGGAAGGCAGCGCCGACAAGGACGTCATCAACGTCCACGACAGCAAGCTCGGATCGACCTACCTCGCCCAGGGCAACGGCAACGGCGACACCATCACCGTCACGAACAACACCGTCAAGGATCTGACCGTCTGCCAGGGCAACGGCAACGGCGACTCGATCTCCGTCGACGGCCTCAAGATCGCCTCGACCAGCTTCGGCGTGATCACCACCCAGGGCAACGGCAACAACGACACGACGACGATCAACAACGTGACCGTCACCGGCCTCGTGCCCAACAATCCGCAGATCATCCCCAGCATCTACGTCACCCAGGGCAACGGCAACGGCGACACCGCTTCGGTCACCAACTCCATCGTTCCGGGCAATATCTCGATCTGCCAGGGCGACGGCAACAACGACTCGGCCTCGATCACCGATAGCAGCGCCGGGTTCGTGATCAAGGGCTACCTGTACTTCGGCAACGTGTCGATCAAGCAGGGCAACGGCGCCCAAGACCAGGCCGTGGTCAGCGGCGTCAACGCCAACAACGTTTACGTTTGCCAGGGCAACGGCAACGAAGACTTCGCTTCGGTCACCAGCTCCAAGGTCAATGGCTGCGTCCTGGTCACCCAGGGCAACGGCGGCCCGATCAATAACGATCTGTTCGGCGACATCGCCATCGTCGACGGCGTCACCGGCCTCGCGGGCACCATCAAGGTCAGCCAGGGCGACGGCAACTACGACCAGGCCTCGGTGACCAACTCCGACGCTCAGTGGGGCATCTTCATCTGCCAGGGCAACGGCAATGGCGACTGGGCCATGATCGACACCGTCAGCACCCTCTACGGCGCCATCGCGATCACCCAGGGCAACGGCGGCGGCGACTACGCCTCCATCTCCAACGCCCTCGCCGCGTGCGACATCTCGATCTGCCAGGGCAACGGCGGCAGCGACGCCGCCTTGATCAACACCGTCACCAGCTCGAACGGCAGCGTCTGGATCACCCAGGGCAACGGCGGCGGCGACTACGCCTCGATTAGCAACGCCGATGCGTATTGCAACATCTCGATCTGCCAGGGCAACGGCGACGGCGACCAAGCCTTCGTGAGCTCCTCCACCGCCGGCGGCAACATCAGCATCACCCAGGGCAACGGCAACGGCGACACGGCCGTGGTCGACAGCAGCACCGCCGGGTGGAACATCACGATCTGCCAGGGCGACGGCAATCTTGACACGGCGTCGGTCACCAACTCCACCGCCGTCGGGTATCTGGAGCCCGTCTACGACAACGCCGGCAACCTGCTTTACTTCATCGATTGCGACGGCAACATCAGCATCACCCAGGGCAACGGCTATGGTGACACGGCCAACGTCGACGGCGACAGCGCCAACAACGTCTACGTCTGCCAGGGCGACAACATCTTCACGCCCGATTGCGACGGCTACCCGGGCGACACCGTCAACATCAACGACTCGATCATCACCAGCGACATCGTGATCCACCAGGGCAGCAGTGACGCCGTCGGTGGTTACCTTGTCAACATTGGCGACCAGAGCCCGGTCACCGCGGGCGGGTACACGCTGATCTGCCAGAACGGCGCCGGCAACACCGTCATCCTCGGCTCTGACAGTTCCTCGTTCGAGACCGCCTACCTCGACGTGAACACCGGAGCGGGCGGCGGCGGATTCGTCATGGCCACGAACACCACCGTCGACTGGGGCTCGTACTTCGGCTTCGACTTCACGATCGACGGCGGCGGGGACGGCAACACGTTCTTCGACGCCGGCGGCAACGACGGGGTCACCGCCTCTGCCAACTACAACGTCGTCTGA